One genomic window of Arachis stenosperma cultivar V10309 chromosome 10, arast.V10309.gnm1.PFL2, whole genome shotgun sequence includes the following:
- the LOC130954238 gene encoding uncharacterized protein LOC130954238, with amino-acid sequence MNWDDLSRMVKDEKKAGNHVASLIDKLHLERNYMTLLLANNLDKMDDDEKTLPVDKVEVDLALLAHANARRWYELKKKQESKQEKTITAHEKVFKAAEKKTHLQLNQAF; translated from the exons ATGAACTGGGATGACCTTTCACGTATGGTGAAAGATGAAAAGAAAGCTGGAAACCATGTTGCTAGTCTTATTGACAAACTCCATCTTGAGAGAAACTACATGACTTTACTATTGGCAAACAATCTTGATAAaatggatgatgatgagaagaCACTCCCTGTAGATAAg GTTGAAGTTGATTTAGCTCTCTTAGCTCATGCCAATGCTCGGAGATGGTATGAACTGAAGAAAAAGCAAGAGAGCAAACAGGAAAAGACTATAACTGCGCATGAAAAGGTGTTTAAAGCTGCAGAGAAAAAGACTCACCTACAGCTTAATCAG GCTTTTTAG